A part of Primulina eburnea isolate SZY01 chromosome 10, ASM2296580v1, whole genome shotgun sequence genomic DNA contains:
- the LOC140803910 gene encoding protein MIS12 homolog, whose amino-acid sequence MEGSKGEAIFESLNLSPQLFINEVLNIVDEVLEEAFDHFLQEASTLLKTEGTDRSEELTKGVAEIWKLIELGLDQRMQKWEEYILRFCFSVPEEFSLPKANEFSGDDLPDVDALTDTELDALLKSLRDKLAMVGKESAELNRELRTLEKQSFSSCHSAGLIDEAFELYKKHDTTEMFQELINMASEFRPRLGNLKRRRGEEFQSGDVLRKNHQNGLLNATIEELQEFLDEIATS is encoded by the exons ATGGAAGGAAGCAAAGGCGAGGCGATTTTTGAATCCTTGAATCTCAGCCCTCAGCTCTTCATCAATGAGGTCCTTAATATTGTCGACGAGGTCCTCGAAGAGGCTTTTGATCACTTCCTCCA GGAGGCTTCTACGCTGCTGAAAACTGAGGGCACAGATCGATCCGAGGAACTAACAAAG GGGGTGGCTGAAATTTGGAAGCTGATCGAATTGGGCCTCGACCAGCGGATGCAAAAATGGGAAGAATACATTCTTCGCTTTTGTTTTAGTGTGCCAGAAGAATTTTCACTGCCAAAAGCC AATGAATTCTCTGGAGATGACTTACCAGACGTTGATGCTCTTACTGACACAGAGCTGGACGCGCTGTTGAAATCTTTGCGTGACAAACTTGCTATG GTTGGAAAAGAATCTGCTGAACTCAACAGAGAGCTTCGCACACTGGAGAAGCAGTCTTTTTCAAGCTGTCACTCTGCTGGGTTGATTGATGAAGCATTTGAGTTGTACAAGAAACATGATACCACCGAAATGTTCCAAG AGCTGATAAACATGGCGTCAGAATTTCGCCCACGCCTGGGGAACCTGAAAAGGAGAAGAGGAGAAGAATTTCAATCCGGTGATGTGTTGCGCAAAAACCATCAAAATG GGCTGTTAAATGCTACAATTGAAGAACTTCAGGAGTTTCTGGATGAGATAGCAACATCATAA